CCTCCTCCGCTCAGGCGATCGCGAAGAAGATGATCCCGGACGCCGCGCAGTTCAACGCGTTCAGCAAGATCGTCTCGCACGAGAGCGGCTGGAACCCGTCCGCCACCAACAGCTCCTCCGGCGCCTACGGCCTGGTCCAGGCCCTGCCGGCCTCGAAGATGGCTTCCGCCGGCGCCGACTGGAAGACCAACCCGGCCACCCAGATCAAGTGGGGCCTGGACTACATGAACTCCCGCTACGGCAGCCCGGTCAAGGCCTGGAGCTTCTGGCAGGCGAACGGCTGGTACTGAGCCGCGCCCCCGCCTGACGAGGCTGTCGCGCCGCTGCACCAGCGCGCGATCCGGGGCGGCGCCGCCCGGTACGACCCGTTGTGGTCGACGGCGCCCCTGTCGAGCAACCGCACCCTCGCCCCCCGCTGGGCGAGGGTGCGCTCGTATGTCCGGGCGTTGCAGCGAGTTTCCCGCGGGCCCGTGGTGGAGTGGTCCCCACCCTGTCCGTCCGGTCCAGCGGAGGCACCATGACGACGGCACCGCCAGCGCGGGCGTCCGCCCCCGACCCGGAGACGCGCGGGCTACGGCTGGTGCTGGTACTGCTCGTCCTGACCGTGGTGAGCGGGCTGATCGACGCCGTCAGCTATCTGGGCCTCGGCCGGGTCTTCACGGCCAACATGACCGGCAACGTGGTCGTCCTGGGCTTCGCGGCGGCCGGCGCGCCCGGCTTCTCCGTGCCGCACACGGCCACCTCACTGATCTGCTTCCTGCTCGGCGCGGTGGCGGGCGGCCGGGTGGCGGCCCGCGTCGGACGGGGGTCCCCCCGGTCGGGCGGAGCCGGGACCGGGGCAGGCTCCCGGCGCCGCTGGACCCGGCTGACGCTCGGCGCCGAGGCGATCCTGGTCGGTGTCTCGGCGGCGGTGGCCTTTGTCCGGCCGGACACCCCTGGCACCCGCTACGCCCTGATCGCCCTGACCGCCTTCGCGATGGGCCTGCGCAACGCGACCGTCCGCAAACTGGGTATCGCCGACCTCACCACGACCGTCCTGACCATGACCCTGACCGGCCTGGCCTCCGAGTCCCGCCTCGGTGACGCCACCGGCCACCGCTCACCGCGCCGTACGGCGTCGGTGGTCGCGATGTTCCTGGGCGCCTGCCTGGGCGCACTGCTGGTCCTCCATCACGGCCTGGGCATCCCGCTGCTGATCGCGGCGGTGGCGTCGGGCGTGCTGGCGGTGGTGGCGTCCGGCCGGGAATGAGCCGTACGGATCCAGTGCCCCGGCAGGCAACGTCTGCCCGTCAGGGAGCGGCGTCCGGTGCGTGCTCTCGGCGTGCCGGGCGCAAGTCCTCGTACGGGATGTACTTGGGCTTGTGCCCGGTGCGGCGAGTCGGGGCACCGCCCACGCCTTTGAGGCAGTGGGGGGCGTGCCGGGCGTCGCGACGGGGCGAACGTTGCCTGTTGGGGCACCAGGACCTCGGGGGAGGCAGGAACGGGGCGTTGGGGTAGGGGTGCTCCTGCCTCCCTCGGGGTGGGCTGACCTCCGGGGGTCAGCCGGTGGTGACCCGGAGTTCCTTGACGCCGTTGATCCAGGCCGAGCGGAGCCGGCGCGGGGCGTCGGCCAGCCGCAGGCCGGGCATGGCGTCGGCGATCGCGCCGAAGATCAGGTCGATCTCCAGGATCGCCAGGGACTTGCCGAGGCAGAAGTGCGGGCCGCCACCGCCGAAGCCCAGATGGGGGTTGGGGTCGCGGGTGATGTCGAAGGTGTCGGGGTCGGTGAAGACGTCGGGGTCGTGGTTGGCGGAGGCGTAGAACAGCCCGACGCGATCGCCCTTCCTGATCGGGACGCCGGCCAGTTCGGTGTTCTGGGTGGCGGTCCGCTGGAAGGCGTTGACCGGGGTCGCCCAGCGCACGATCTCCTCGGCCGTGGTGGCCGGCCGCTCCCGCCGGAACAGCTCCCACTGCTCGGGGTGGGCGAGGAAGGCGTGCATCCCGTGCGTGATGGCGTTGCGGGTGGTCTCGTTCCCGGCGACCGCCAGCATCAGCACGAAGAAGCCGAACTCGTCGGAGTTGAGGTTGCCCTCGTCCTCCGCCGCGACCAGCGTCGTCACGATGTCGTGGGCCGGGCAGCGCTTGCGCTCGGCGGCCATGTTCATCGCGTAGGCGATGATCTCGGCGGCCGACTCCGCGCCGACCTCCTCGGTGATGGCGTACTCGGGGTCGTCGTAGGCGATCATCTTGTTGGACCAGTCGAAGATCTTGGACCGGTCCTCCTGCGGGACGCCGATCAGCTCGGCGATGGCCTGCAGCGGCAGTTCGCAGGCGACCTCGGTGACGAAGTCGAAGGCCCCGGAGCGGGCGCGGGCGGCCGAGACGATCTCCTCGGCGCGCGTCCGGAGCCGCTCCTCCAGGGCCCGTATGGAACGTGGCGTGAAGCCCCGCTGCACTATCTGCCGCACCCGCGTATGTTCCGGAGGATCCATGTTGAGCAGGATCAGCCGCTGCGCGTCGATCGCGTCGCGCTCGATGTGCTCGTTGAAGCGGATGATCGCGGTGTTGAGGGTGGAGGAGAAGAGTTCCGGGTGCGTGGAGACGTACTTGACGTCCGCGTGCCGGGTCACAGCCCAGTAGCCGGCGTCGGCGAAGCCCGCGAGGCCGTGCGGCTGGGGGATCCAGCGGACCGGCTCGGCGCGGCGCAGCTCGGCGAACTCGGGCAGGGGCACACGGTGGTGCAGCAGGTCGGGGTCGGTGAGGTCGAACCCGTCGGGCAGCGCGGGGCAGTGCATCGGCGGCTCCCGTCGTCCATTCTGACGGTCCATCAGCGGGTGCCGTGAAGGTAGTAACGGGTTCTACAAGTGGCAAGGGGTATGACGCCCCCAATCCATGCGGGAATTGTGCAGATCGAAACTTCGGCACCTGCACGACCCTTGCGGTGATGGACATCGCGTCAGCAGACTGCTGGACAGAACTAGAACGCGTACTAGTTCTGGAGGAGAGCCCTCTCGGAGAGGACCCGCACCATGGCCGCCGAACCCGTGATCGTCGAAGCCGTCCGCACCCCGATCGGCAAGCGCGGCGGAGCGCTCGCCAATCTGCACCCCGCCTATCTCCTGGGCGAGACCTACCGTGAACTCCTCGGCCGCACCGGCATTCCCGCCGACGCGGTCGAGCAGATCGTCGGCGGCACGGTCACCCACGCCGGCGAACAGTCCATGAACCCCGCGCGCACCGC
The genomic region above belongs to Streptomyces sp. CG1 and contains:
- a CDS encoding transglycosylase SLT domain-containing protein translates to MSVSFIRRIASPKKALTVAAVAAATAGMALSAAPAQAAPASASSAQAIAKKMIPDAAQFNAFSKIVSHESGWNPSATNSSSGAYGLVQALPASKMASAGADWKTNPATQIKWGLDYMNSRYGSPVKAWSFWQANGWY
- a CDS encoding YoaK family protein → MTTAPPARASAPDPETRGLRLVLVLLVLTVVSGLIDAVSYLGLGRVFTANMTGNVVVLGFAAAGAPGFSVPHTATSLICFLLGAVAGGRVAARVGRGSPRSGGAGTGAGSRRRWTRLTLGAEAILVGVSAAVAFVRPDTPGTRYALIALTAFAMGLRNATVRKLGIADLTTTVLTMTLTGLASESRLGDATGHRSPRRTASVVAMFLGACLGALLVLHHGLGIPLLIAAVASGVLAVVASGRE
- a CDS encoding cytochrome P450, with the translated sequence MHCPALPDGFDLTDPDLLHHRVPLPEFAELRRAEPVRWIPQPHGLAGFADAGYWAVTRHADVKYVSTHPELFSSTLNTAIIRFNEHIERDAIDAQRLILLNMDPPEHTRVRQIVQRGFTPRSIRALEERLRTRAEEIVSAARARSGAFDFVTEVACELPLQAIAELIGVPQEDRSKIFDWSNKMIAYDDPEYAITEEVGAESAAEIIAYAMNMAAERKRCPAHDIVTTLVAAEDEGNLNSDEFGFFVLMLAVAGNETTRNAITHGMHAFLAHPEQWELFRRERPATTAEEIVRWATPVNAFQRTATQNTELAGVPIRKGDRVGLFYASANHDPDVFTDPDTFDITRDPNPHLGFGGGGPHFCLGKSLAILEIDLIFGAIADAMPGLRLADAPRRLRSAWINGVKELRVTTG